From the Bacteroidales bacterium genome, one window contains:
- the zupT gene encoding zinc transporter ZupT encodes MVSTEVIIQAFLLTLFAGLATGIGSALAFFAKRTNTKFLSISLGFSAGVMIYVSMIEIFGKAQDSLVGVYGDKTGNWYTILGFFGGMFIIAVIDKLIPEFQNPHEVHKIEDIESRVESAKKRKLLKMGVVSAIAIAVHNFPEGLATFTAALTDPALGIAIAVAIAIHNIPEGIAVSIPLYYATGSKKKAFLYSFLSGLAEPVGALIGFLILMPFLNDTIFGLLFAAVAGIMVFISLDELLPTAREYGEAHLSIYGLIAGMVVMAISLILFM; translated from the coding sequence ATGGTGAGTACAGAAGTTATAATACAAGCATTTTTATTAACACTTTTTGCCGGATTGGCAACAGGAATTGGAAGTGCATTAGCCTTTTTTGCAAAACGTACAAACACTAAATTTTTATCAATTTCACTTGGTTTTTCTGCCGGGGTTATGATATATGTTTCAATGATTGAAATATTCGGAAAAGCGCAAGACAGTTTAGTTGGGGTTTATGGTGATAAAACAGGGAATTGGTATACGATATTAGGTTTTTTCGGAGGTATGTTTATTATTGCTGTTATTGATAAGTTGATTCCGGAGTTTCAAAATCCTCATGAAGTTCACAAAATTGAAGATATTGAAAGTAGAGTAGAATCCGCAAAAAAAAGAAAACTTCTCAAGATGGGTGTTGTTTCAGCTATTGCAATTGCTGTTCACAATTTCCCTGAAGGACTGGCAACTTTTACAGCTGCATTAACTGATCCTGCTTTGGGAATTGCAATCGCTGTTGCAATTGCCATACATAATATTCCGGAAGGTATAGCTGTATCAATACCATTATATTATGCAACCGGCAGTAAAAAGAAAGCGTTTTTATACTCGTTTTTGTCCGGATTAGCCGAACCGGTTGGTGCTCTTATCGGATTTTTGATTTTAATGCCGTTTTTAAATGATACGATTTTTGGTTTGTTATTTGCCGCAGTTGCCGGTATTATGGTCTTTATTTCACTTGATGAATTATTACCGACTGCAAGAGAATACGGAGAAGCC